A stretch of Anoplolepis gracilipes chromosome 12, ASM4749672v1, whole genome shotgun sequence DNA encodes these proteins:
- the LOC140672172 gene encoding putative glutamine amidotransferase-like class 1 domain-containing protein 3B, mitochondrial gives MLQKQITSFLRYDTSIFTSAFFNNLHTSQILTGKGKAKKEGKKCEATPVAVILCGCGRLDGTEISEAISAAIHLRQKDMKPLFYAPNIEICGVVDHFTRKMDTAGPPRNALVEAARLARACIKPLSECEVCTHAALIIPGGFGAARTLSNFVEKGANCTVLPELEKLIEDFYCEKKPIGTMCIASALVAKVLKGVKVTLGKESPKESWPYADAIKKVKDMGARVEMKDVKGVTRCKRYNVFSTPAWLYEPATYSDIHEGIGKLITMLKKCINK, from the exons atgttgcaaaaacAAATTACATCTTTCTTACGATATGACACTTCTATTTTTACATCTGCGTTTTTCAATAACCTTCACACATCGCAAATTTTGACAGGAAAAGGTAAAGCAAAGAAAGAAGGTAAAAAATGTGAAGCTACGCCCGTAGCTGTG ATTCTATGTGGATGCGGTCGATTAGATGGTACAGAAATTTCAGAAGCTATTTCTGCGGCTATACACTTACGGCAGAAAGACATGAAGCCGCTATTTTATGCTCCAAACATTGAAATTTGTGGTGTAGTTGATCATTTTACCAGAAAGATGGATACTGCTGGTCCTCCTAGAAATGCTCTCGTGGAAGCTGCCAGATTAGCAAGAGCATGTATAAAACCTCTGAGCGAGTGCGAAGTTTGTACACATGCTGCTCTTATTATACCCGGAGGATTTGGCGCCGCACGTACTTT gAGCAATTTTGTCGAAAAAGGTGCAAACTGCACCGTTTTACCCGAGTTAGAAAAGCTTATCGAAGACTTTTACTGCGAGAAAAAACCGATCGGTACTATGTGCATAGCTAGTGCGCTTGTCGCTAAAGTGCTGAAAGGCGTAAAAGTTACACTTGGCAAAGAAT CACCTAAAGAATCCTGGCCATATGCTGATGCTATCAAAAAGGTCAAAGATATGGGCGCTAGAGTAGAAATGAAAGATGTTAAAGGAGTAACACGATGCAAGAGATACAACGTTTTCAGTACACCAGCCTGGTTATATGAGCCTGCAACTTACTCAGATATTCACGAAGGTATCGGTAAACTCATCACCATGCTAAAGAAATgcataaataagtaa
- the LOC140672169 gene encoding uncharacterized protein isoform X1 yields the protein MKMHLVGILAILLIVDTEILGHPSQERLMPDGAPVPEDAVEHEDSMASASEVGEEYDDSDMYMEPDESATLPSDGIENSTLNNSQDKAFNDTVDKSEERSFETEKVDSSKDQEAKNTQHTAVAQFTDEESRSLETQSQNFFPSFAELFGNHRLPVTEQQQRYRPNRFLGYFQRDRNNYQTAASKDQLSLLGSGNFGVIRGGTYYPEDKETDEYSVDESLYNPYYHSRGRTQYYRNPKPQPYRGGDFFANFRDFADITAPPKSSFSHLSVVYANKNDSSTGRITEPRNIIETLRMLEEEERLNTEEMTTTEAPKKKQSKGKWKLMKIKQYEDDKARRSRMSVEPLLALS from the exons ATGGAGCGCCGGTTCCCGAGGACGCGGTCGAACATgag GATTCTATGGCGTCAGCGTCAGAGGTAGGTGAAGAATACGACGATTCTGACATGTATATGGAGCCGGATGAATCCGCAACTTTGCCATCAGATGGCATAGAAAATAGCACGTTAAATAATAGCCAGGATAAAGCGTTCAATGATACTGTCGATAAAAGCGAAGAGAGATCTTTCGAAACTGAGAAAGTTGACTCTTCTAAAGATCAAGAAGCGAAAAATACACAACATACCGCTGTCGCACAGTTTACTGATGAGGAAAGTAGAAGTCTAGAGACGCAGAGTCAAAATTTCTTTCCGTCTTTCGCAGAACTTTTCGGGAACCACCGACTTCCGGTAACGGAACAGCAACAACGATATCGTCCTAACAGATTTTTAGGCTACTTCCAACGCGatcgtaataattatcaaaccGCTGCAAGCAAAGATCAGCTTTCCTTACTAGGTTCAGGTAACTTTGGCGTGATTCGCGGTGGTACGTACTATCCGGAAGATAAAGAGACCGATGAGTACTCGGTAGACGAAAGCCTCTATAATCCGTACTATCATAGTCGTGGTCGCACTCAGTATTATAGGAATCCTAAACCCCAGCCGTATCGTGGCGGTGACTTCTTCGCGAATTTCCGAGATTTTGCCGATATTACGGCGCCGCCAAAATCCAGTTTCTCACACCTTTCCGTAGTATACGCCAACAAGAACGATAGCTCCACTGGACGTATCACGGAACCCAGAAACATAATTGAGACTCTCAGAATGTTGGAGGAAGAAGAACGGTTGAACACAGAAGAAATGACCACCACCGAAGCaccaaaaaagaaacaaagtaaGGGCAAGTGGAAGCTTATGAAGATTAAACAGTACGAAGATGACAAGGCAAGGAGGTCCCGCATGTCCGTTGAACCACTACTTGCTCTCAGCTGA
- the LOC140672169 gene encoding uncharacterized protein isoform X2: MASASEVGEEYDDSDMYMEPDESATLPSDGIENSTLNNSQDKAFNDTVDKSEERSFETEKVDSSKDQEAKNTQHTAVAQFTDEESRSLETQSQNFFPSFAELFGNHRLPVTEQQQRYRPNRFLGYFQRDRNNYQTAASKDQLSLLGSGNFGVIRGGTYYPEDKETDEYSVDESLYNPYYHSRGRTQYYRNPKPQPYRGGDFFANFRDFADITAPPKSSFSHLSVVYANKNDSSTGRITEPRNIIETLRMLEEEERLNTEEMTTTEAPKKKQSKGKWKLMKIKQYEDDKARRSRMSVEPLLALS, from the coding sequence ATGGCGTCAGCGTCAGAGGTAGGTGAAGAATACGACGATTCTGACATGTATATGGAGCCGGATGAATCCGCAACTTTGCCATCAGATGGCATAGAAAATAGCACGTTAAATAATAGCCAGGATAAAGCGTTCAATGATACTGTCGATAAAAGCGAAGAGAGATCTTTCGAAACTGAGAAAGTTGACTCTTCTAAAGATCAAGAAGCGAAAAATACACAACATACCGCTGTCGCACAGTTTACTGATGAGGAAAGTAGAAGTCTAGAGACGCAGAGTCAAAATTTCTTTCCGTCTTTCGCAGAACTTTTCGGGAACCACCGACTTCCGGTAACGGAACAGCAACAACGATATCGTCCTAACAGATTTTTAGGCTACTTCCAACGCGatcgtaataattatcaaaccGCTGCAAGCAAAGATCAGCTTTCCTTACTAGGTTCAGGTAACTTTGGCGTGATTCGCGGTGGTACGTACTATCCGGAAGATAAAGAGACCGATGAGTACTCGGTAGACGAAAGCCTCTATAATCCGTACTATCATAGTCGTGGTCGCACTCAGTATTATAGGAATCCTAAACCCCAGCCGTATCGTGGCGGTGACTTCTTCGCGAATTTCCGAGATTTTGCCGATATTACGGCGCCGCCAAAATCCAGTTTCTCACACCTTTCCGTAGTATACGCCAACAAGAACGATAGCTCCACTGGACGTATCACGGAACCCAGAAACATAATTGAGACTCTCAGAATGTTGGAGGAAGAAGAACGGTTGAACACAGAAGAAATGACCACCACCGAAGCaccaaaaaagaaacaaagtaaGGGCAAGTGGAAGCTTATGAAGATTAAACAGTACGAAGATGACAAGGCAAGGAGGTCCCGCATGTCCGTTGAACCACTACTTGCTCTCAGCTGA